One genomic region from Dehalococcoidia bacterium encodes:
- a CDS encoding SDR family NAD(P)-dependent oxidoreductase yields MDEKRHSGRVAIVTGGGSGIGRATVLRLTGEGAIVFACDVDEAGLKETAEAAAEAGRQVTALAADITHQADVDRVVEAALAAHGRVDVLANVAGIMDWFLPAHEVDDETWERVMAVNVTGPMMLCRKVLPSMMERKSGAIVNIASVGGLGGGAAGVAYTVSKHGIIGLTRSIAWVYRGEGIRCNAICPGGVATNIGRTATPRSQWGLERLAPYHALAGGMAQPDEIATLLSWLASDEASNVNGAIITADRGWTAA; encoded by the coding sequence ATGGACGAAAAGCGTCATAGCGGCCGAGTCGCCATAGTCACGGGAGGCGGCTCCGGGATCGGGCGGGCGACGGTGCTGCGCCTGACAGGCGAAGGCGCGATTGTCTTCGCCTGCGACGTGGACGAGGCCGGCCTCAAGGAGACGGCTGAGGCTGCGGCAGAGGCCGGCCGCCAGGTCACGGCCCTCGCGGCCGACATCACCCACCAGGCGGACGTCGACCGCGTCGTCGAAGCCGCTCTCGCGGCGCACGGCCGCGTCGACGTGCTGGCGAACGTGGCCGGCATCATGGACTGGTTCTTGCCGGCGCACGAGGTGGATGACGAGACCTGGGAGCGGGTGATGGCGGTGAATGTCACCGGCCCGATGATGCTCTGCCGCAAGGTGCTGCCCTCGATGATGGAGCGCAAGTCAGGCGCGATCGTGAACATCGCCTCGGTCGGCGGTCTGGGCGGGGGCGCAGCGGGCGTGGCCTACACGGTCTCGAAGCACGGGATCATCGGCCTCACGCGCTCCATAGCCTGGGTGTACCGCGGCGAGGGGATTCGCTGCAACGCCATCTGCCCCGGTGGCGTGGCCACGAATATCGGGCGCACGGCCACACCCCGCAGCCAGTGGGGGCTCGAGAGGCTCGCGCCCTATCACGCCCTCGCCGGCGGCATGGCCCAGCCTGACGAGATCGCGACGCTGCTCTCCTGGCTCGCCTCGGACGAGGCCTCGAACGTGAACGGCGCCATCATTACCGCCGACCGCGGCTGGACCGCCGCCTGA